A part of Babylonia areolata isolate BAREFJ2019XMU chromosome 6, ASM4173473v1, whole genome shotgun sequence genomic DNA contains:
- the LOC143283207 gene encoding uncharacterized protein LOC143283207, whose amino-acid sequence MASLAKRITESVLMCIHSSHTQVSLSLSMLGRSWEELEKRRFNSWQQLRHSKAQIVVKTQRSMQLLSSAAGKEAQDPESVFPKACIPGFRYKANGDPRQSTEDTRRVTLIKSFTGLSKHMLEKKTSTLQSRPVSPLSHKPSADSALNADSAAFEETECSIKKHTRPAVSSEENSSLRVRKVQEQLGLRSAHWSGQGSMDSDRTLEHAFKMLHLALRNPEVEEEKNKSQNSKSFRKKKKMVKGVISSACQSNEGTMSIHSTSRYERCGACKRMPGSDVKELVRRSDPSKYAMPRWRHAPRGRYVPTPLTTLHPAHPAPFHHSRAGGDGRDLMKGRSGFSKAYQSGVYLPSVKESVSSCCTPSTFGSFSHHTLHRSAENWSEEDIQSGPKLQEVTGDKGEYSVANVNRNALFTRDRNVDSSASVLSALKKRNSQENEALQEKMRQFVSSLPGR is encoded by the exons ATGGCTTCCCTGGCAAAAAGGATCACGGAGTCAGTGCTGA TGTGCATTCATAGCAGTCATACTCAAGTCAGCCTCTCACTGTCCATGCTGGGCAGGTCATGGGAAGAGCTGGAAAAGCGCCGGTTCAACAGTTGGCAGCAGCTGCGCCACAGCAAAGCGCAAATCGTGGTGAAGACCCAGCGTTCCATGCAGCTGCTGAGCAGTGCTGCAGGAAAGGAGGCCCAGGACCCGGAGTCTGTCTTCCCCAAGGCCTGCATCCCTGGCTTCCGCTACAAGGCCAACGGGGATCCCAGGCAGAGCACTGAGGATACCCGCAGAGTCACGCTCATCAAGTCGTTTACAG GGCTATCCAAACACATGTTGGAAAAGAAGACTTCCACCCTGCAAAGTCGGCCAGTTTCCCCCTTGTCCCATAAACCTTCCGCCGACAGTGCACTCAACGCAGACTCTGCAGCCTTTGAGGAAACGGAATGCAGCATCAAGAAACACACCAGGCCTGCTG TGTCTTCAGAAGAGAACAGCAGTCTGCGAGTGCGCAAGGTGCAGGAGCAGCTGGGCCTGAGGAGTGCCCATTGGTCAGGCCAGGGGAGCATGGACAGCGACAGGACGCTGGAGCATGCCTTCAAGATGCTGCACCTGGCACTCAG AAACccagaggtggaggaggagaagaacaaatcCCAGAACAGCAAAAGcttcaggaaaaagaagaagatggtgaaagGTGTCATTTCCTCTGCATGTCAGAGCAATGAGGGAACCATGAGCATCCATTCAACTAGTCGTTATGAacg GTGTGGAGCGTGCAAGCGCATGCCTGGCAGCGACGTGAAGGAACTTGTGCGGCGCTCAGACCCTTCCAAGTATGCAATGCCCCGCTGGAGACATGCCCCCAGGGGGCGCTATGTGCCCACGCCTCTCACCACCCTGCACCCAGCTCACCCTGCACCGTTCCACCACTCCC gagCTGGTGGTGATGGCAGAGACCTGATGAAGGGCAGGTCTGGTTTCTCCAAAGCGTACCAAAGTGGAGTTTACCTGCCGTCCGTGAAGGAGAGTGTGAGCAGCTGCTGTACCCCCTCCACCTTTGGCAGTTTTTCACACCACACTCTGCACAGGTCAGCAGAGAACTGGTCGGAAGAGGACATTCAGTCAG gCCCCAAGCTGCAGGAGGTGACAGGTGACAAGGGAGAGTACTCTGTGGCTAACGTTAACAGGAACGCACTGTTCACCAGGGACAGGAACGTTGACTCCTCGGCCTCCGTACTGTCTGCCCTTAAGAAGAGAAAC AGCCAAGAGAACGAGGCACTGCAGGAAAAGATGCGACAGTTTGTGAGTTCCCTGCCAGGCAGATGA